Part of the Catalinimonas alkaloidigena genome is shown below.
CTTGTAAGGGTCAAAAATAATGTCTTGCTTCTCTTTGGCAATACCGATGCCGGTATCAGCTACCTCAAAAAGAATAGTATACTCTTGCTCAGTCTCAGCATCTACATAGATACTGAGGATAACTTGTCCCTCTTCAGTAAATTTGATGGCATTATTTAGCAGGTTGTTCAGGATTTGACCCAGGCGATTTACATCACCATTAAGCATGCCGGGAAGTTCTTCTTCCAGTAAAGTACGAAACAGCAAGCCTTTCTCATGGGCAAGTGTTTTGTAAGTCATCTTAATGCCTTGTATAAACTCTTTGAGATTAAAATCATCCTCTGCAAAGCCCAGCTTGCCTGCCTCAATTTTAGAGTAGTCTAATACATCGTTGATAAGTGCGGTGAGACTTTCGCCAGAAAACTTGAGTGTTTGCAGTAATTTGGTTTGGTCTGCACGTGGAGTACCCTGAAGCATCAGATGTGTCATCCCTAGTACGGCATTAAGCGGGGTCCGAATCTCATGACTCATAGTAGACAAAAACTCTTCCCTGTTTTTCAGGGTCTGCTCTGCTTCTTCTCGTGCTTCTTCCAGTCTTTCTTCATTCTCCTTAAGCTCGCTGATGTCAGAAATACGCAGTAATGCGAAGCTTTGGCGAGAAGTTTGGAAAAAGGAAACGGCAACATTGGCCCAGAACGTTTTTTGCTCCCGGCTGACACAGCGTATATTTTGCTGAAAAGCTTTTGTGTGCAGCAATGCGCTTTTCAGAGGTTGTAAATCGGTAGAGTTATCGAATAAGTTTTGGAAATGCTTCTCTTCCAGATCTTTTTCAGAGGTTTCAAAAACCTCCAGAAATTTCTTGTTTACCTGCTTGATGGTTAATGCTGGCAATTCTACCAATGCGATGGCATCTGCCAGATAATCAAATACATTGGCAAATAAAGAAGCAGGGTCAGTTACTGATTCGGCAGGAGGAATACGCTTTAAGAGCACCAGAAATGAAGCGGCCTCATCTTGAGCCGATTCATCTAAAGCTCTAAAGTCAAGCTCAAGTTCCAGTGTCTCTCCCGATTTGGTCATGAAACGGCTTCTGAAATTTTTTAAGGGGACTTTAAAAGCGTTTTGAAAGCGAGCTTCTGCATCGGCACGGTCATCAGCATGTATAATACTTTCAAGTCTATGCCCTTCTAGTTCATCCTGGGTATAGCCGAGCATCTGCCGTATTGAGGGGCTGATATATTTGATGCTAAGGTCTTTTTGGAAAAAGCATACAATCTCATCCACATATTCTGCAATGAGTTTGAGATATTGAGGTGCTGACTGAAAATCGGTCAACGCCTGTTCATCCCAAGCGGTAGAGTCTGACAGTAGTGTGGGTTTGTTGCCCTTGCGCATTGTAAAACTTATCCAGCATGACCCGCATAGGCACAAAGCTGTTATCCTGCTTAACTCTGCACTGATATTGCAAACTAACGATTCCGTTTAGTATTGTCTCTTCTCGGGCATAACGCAAACGCTGCTGGTCTGACGGATGTAGCATGTCAATAAAATTCTTGCCCTGATACATATCAATATCAAGTAAGGAAGTAGTAGCAGGGCTGATATAATTGATCTTGCCTTGAGCATCTAACAACAGAAGTGCTGCCTGGCTTGAAAGCTCTGGAGCAGGAGAGGAAATAGGAGGCTCATATTCAGCCCCTTTTTCATAAGCAATCAGGCGGTTTAGGTTTCCCTGTGTGTCAAAAGTTCTTTTTACAATATTCTGGACCTGCACGAGTTCGCCATTACTCTGGTAGGCGCAATATGTGTAAGTTTTTAAAGCAACGCGTTCCTTGGTATCCTGCTCTATTTCCTGTAGGATACGCGCTTTATCTTCATCAGCTACAAGTGCCACAAATCCGCCCACGCCGATATACTCAGCCTGACGATAGCCATAGAGTTGGCGTACTGCGGGGTTAACGTATAAACATTGTAGTTGGGCATTGTAGAGCGAAACTATATGAGGAACATTGTCCGCCAATAGTTTATAGTTGAGGCTTAATGCATCTTCGCTAGCGGCCAGGGCTTCAATCACCATCATGTAGATATCACCTTTTTCGTGTGTTATTGAACTAAGCAGAAAGCTGGCCGGCAACAGTTGTTCATCCTGCCTGATGATGAAAGCTTTTTGTTCTAAAGTCTGGGATGAAAAACCAGGTTTATGCGAGAGGAAGTTTCGCAAATTTTGATGAATGTCTTGCTCTATCAGATCAAATATACTTTTGCCTTCGGCTTCTGCTGAAGTGTACTGAAACAAACGACTGGCAGTAGAATTAAAATAAATGATACTCCCTTGCTTGTCAAAGATGACAACTGCTTCTGAGGTATCATTGAATATTTCATTAAGTCTGCCTTTATCCATTTTCAAGGTACAGAGGATTTTTCCTCACAAATGTATGGTTTATTTGATTAATTGTATAAATTTTATAATATTTTTTATTAAAAAAATTAAAAAAACACTCTATTTCAGCAATTTCCCCAGAATGTCAATACATGAAACCGGATTAAAGAAACAACCTTTAAGGTGATAAATAGCCAAAATAAATACAAAATTAACGTGTAAGTTAAGAAATTAATCAAGGATTTGAAAAGTGAAAATCTATGTTGAAGCATAACTGATGAGTTTTTGATAGAGCAGATCGGGGTCAATGGGTTTAAGGATGTAATCATTCATTCCATATGCCTTAATTTGATCCAAAGTCTCATCAGAGACAGAACCCGAAAGTGCAATGATGGGTACTGAGGCATCAAATAACGAGCCTGCCTGGCGGATAATCTGGGAAGCTAAATATCCATTCATAACCGGCATTTTGAGGTCCATCAGTACTACGTCGTAGTTGTGATGATGCAGTTTGTCCAGTGCTTCGCGCCCATTGAGTGCAGTATCAAGATGTATCTGCCAAAGAGAGCATAAGCCTTCCATTAGAAAATGATTAGTAACCACATCTTCTACAAACAGCATTCTAAGCCCATGAAGGGAAGAATACTCCTGAAGCTGGTCTGAAGGCGGCGGTACTTCTTTGCTTTCGTTAGTCTGCATACCTTCAGGAATTGCAAGAGGAATAGTAAAGTACAGCCTTTTTTGTTTTGAAGCATGTTTATCAATGTACCAATTCGTCCCGATAAGAGAGGCGATGTGATTTACAATGCCAAGGCCCAAAGCAGTTTTATCCAATGGATTTTTATCAAGCACCGTCTCAAACACAAAGCTAAGTTTTTCAGTATGCTCATCTATTTCATCATGTGTGATGGATAGACTGATGGTACTATTGCTTTCAGTACAGGCTTCTGCCAGAGCCTCAAATAATATTGTCAGCGACTTTCTAATCAGGCGTACGTCTCCTTTTAAAAATTGTGGAAGCGCTCTGTCTATCTCAGATCTCAAAGCTAAGCCCTGGGTTTTTGCATAAGTATTAAATGTATTTTCCATGGCCTCTATTATCTCCTTAACACTAAATGGCTGAGGATCTGGTTGCATACGTCCATGTATAAGGTCGTCATAGAGTAGTATATGTTCAATTGCTTTTTGTAACCGCTGGCCAGAATGCCGCATACTTTGTAAGATAGGCAATTGGTCAGTCCTTGGGTGCATACTCAAGAGCCGGTCTACTAAGGTGGAAAGTGTACCGAGGGGTACATTAGTCTCATCCTTTAGTAAGTGTAGCAACTGCCGTGTTTCGGCTTGTATATTTTGTTCAGTATACTTTAGAGGATGAGTTGGAGATGTATTATGCTTAGGGTAAAGCGTAGCCAAATACACAGCCGGGGCTTTTTGTAGGCGAGAAATCCGTTGAATGTCCACATCCGCAGTTATAGATATAGAAGCTTCATGGTTTTCGTGGATTTGTTTTTGTAATCCATGTAAGCATTTTTGAGAAGAAGTGACAAAGGCATCAAGTTCAGCCTGAAATGCTGTTGAAAATAGCCTGGAGAAAGGCTGATGTCTGATGTCGTTCTTTTCGTATGAGAGTAATTGTAGGGCAGAAGGGTTAGCATACTGTATGTCATAGGAAGTATCAAAAATGACGATAGCATCTGAAGATTTTTCAAAAAGATGATAAAGTTTTTCTTGATTCATGGGCGATCTTTACAGTGATAAAGCAACAAAAAATAAGAAAGCTTGAAAGGTAAACCGTATTTAAGGCGCCTATTATCTCAATGCAATTTATTAAAACCTATGACTCATTACATTTTTAAAGACTCTTTTCTGTAAAGGGATAGGGGAAATGTTTTTTAAGTGCATAAATTTGTAACTCAACCTATAACATGTTAAAGTAGTAAAGTCCTCTCGGTGGGACAATAAGTATATTTTTTATTTTCTCTCTTTAAAGAAAACAGACATGAATCATATATCAGATGGAAGAGATGCATCGGTGGCGGAAGTGATCGCGAAAATGTTTCTTGATATTGGTGTCGTCAAGCTAAATGCGGATGAACCTTTTCAGTGGAGCTCGGGCTGGAAATCACCTATTTATTGCGATGGGCGTATATCGTTATCTTATCCGCAGGTAAGAAGTTATATCAAAGAAGAATTGGCAGAACTGGTTCGTAAGCGTTTTTCTGAAGCTGAAGCCATAGCAGGAGTTGCTACTGCTGGTATTCCACAAGGAGTATTGCTCGCAGATGTATTAGACCTGCCCTTCTTATATGTTCGCACTAAGCCCAAGGGGCATGGCATGGAAAATATAGTAGAAGGAGAAGTTATTAAAGGTCAGAAGGTAGTGGTGGTTGAAGATCTGGTTTCTACAGGAGGGAGTTCTTTAAAGGCTACTGCGGCGCTAGACCTTTCGGGTTTGGAAGTGTTGGGACTTATTTCAGTCTTCACCTATGGTTTTGATACGGCACGAGAACATTTTGCCGATGCAGGGATTCCCTTTGTCTCTATGAGTAATTATGATGTGCTGATCAAAGAAGCAGTAGAACAAAACCTGATTTCAGCTACAGATCTTTCTTCATTACAGGAATGGAGAAAGGCACCTCATCTTTGGAAACAAGATGCCTGATACTGAATATTATTTTTTTGCCAGGCTAAACGTCCACACCGGGCGTTTAGCATGGTTGACTACATCTTCAGCAATACTGCCACTGAGGAGGTGACTGATGCCCCGGCGGCCATGAGTGGCTAACGCAATCATATCGGCATCTATATCTTCAGCGAAGAATACGATACCATCCTCTTCCACATCATCATTATATACATTTAAGGTATAATTTCCCAACTTATGCTTTTCTACAAAAGCCTTCATCTCCTTTTTATAATAACGGTCTGTCTCAAATGAGCTGGGCGTATTGATACAAACAATGTGCAGGGTGGCATCAAATAGTTTCTGAAGTTTCGTAAGCTCCGAAACAAGTTTGTCGTCGTCATCTCTCAAGTTGGTAGCAAACACTATGTTCTTGATGGAATCAGGCTCAACGCCCTCCTTGACAGTAAGCACGGGGCAATATGAGCGTCGAACCACTTTTTCAGTGTTAGAGCCTATCAACACCTCTTCAATGCCGCTGCTACCCTGAGTCCCCATTACTACAAGGTCAACTTCCTGATCAGAGATAGTTCTGGCGATGCTTTCATAAGGGTTGCCGATTTCTACCTCTCCATCAAGCTTGATGTCTCCATATTTGGGGTTCTTTACCAGCTCGGTAAGCTGCTCCTTCATTCGCTTAAGCAATTGGGCAAAGAACATAGAGTCCATCCCATCAGGAGCAGTTACTTCTCCCATCGCATTAAAAGATGTGCCATGAGGAGCTTCCACCACGTTCAGTAATTTTACAGTAGCGGAAGTTTTTTTTGCTATACCATGAGCAAGATCCAGTGCAAACTGGGCTTGTTGAGAAAAATCAGTAGGGACAAGAATGCTTTTCATAACTAAAAATAATTTTACGTTGATTGGCTAATGCAGCAGTAAATTATAAGATTTATTGGATTAGTCGAGCCTCTTGTAATAATATAGAAAAATTAATAGCTCTTTTTGAGAAAAGATCAGATAAGCAAATGTCCGATACCAAAGCTAAGCACGTAAATCAGGGTAGTGATCGCCATCTGCTTAAGGTATGGATCCAATTCGGGTGCCGTTTTCTTATACTGCACTGCTAGGCCGTTTTTAGTAAGCAGAGGCAAAGTGATAAGAAAAAGCAGTTGTGTCCAGGACTCAAAGTTAAGCCATACATACAAGAGAGAGCAGAGAAAGCCCGACGACAGTAGAGCCCAATGATATGCAACCGCCCGGCTACGCCCCAGGCGCACCGGAATAGAGCGTTTTCCGGCCAGTTTGTCTGTACGGATATCACGAATATTATTTACATTAAGCACTGCAGTAGAAAACAGTCCGCAACTCAGCGCGGGCAGTAGATAATCCCATGGAAGCTGTTGAGCATACAAATAATAAGATCCCAACACACCTACCAGGCCAAAAAAGGTCAGGACAGATATATCTCCCAGGCCGGCATAGCCATAAGGTTTGCTCCCCGAGGTATAGGTGATAGCGGCAAAAATAGCGGCTACTCCCAGCAAGAGAAAAAATAATAACAGTAACTTATTGCCAGGAAGGGCAATGAGTAAAAGTAATATGCCGCTGATAAAAGAAAGTACCCCAAAGAGGATGATAGCTTTCTTCATAGCCTGCGGCCTGATATAGCCTGATTGAACTGCACGCGAAGGCCCCTCACGCTCAATACTGTCTGCACCGTGAATAGAGTCGCCATAATCATTGGCAAAGTTGGAGAGGATTTGTAGGAATATAGTAGTCAGTACACTGAGGGCAAATATCTGCCAGTCAAAATGATCAGCATAGGCAGCCAGAAAAGCGCCCATCCCTATGCTGGCCAGTGCCAAAGGTAAAGTACGGGGGCGTGCTGCCAGTATCCAGACCTGAAGTTTTTTCATGGCATACTAAGCGTCTATGGCTTTGGTCAATTCTTCTGACATAGGCTCAACTGAAGAGGGGAAAAACTTTATCAACCTGCCTTCTTCGTCTACCAGATACTTGCAGAAATTCCAGCTGGGCTCCTGATCGTTCCAGCCGTTCAGGCTGCTATCACTTAGCCAACGGTAGAGTGGATGTTTGTCTATGCCTTTGACAGATATTTTCTCAAACATAGGGAAAGTCACTCCGTAATTTGCTTCACAAAAAGTAGCGATCTCTTCATTGCTGCCGGGCTCCTGTCCTCCAAAATTATTGGCGGGGAAACCCAAAATAACTACTTTATCGCCGTACTTTTCATTCAGCTCCTGCAAACCTTTATACTGTGGGGTGTAACCACACTTGGAGGCTACATTAACTAATAAGACCTTCTTCCCTTTGAACTGAGAAAAGTTGACAGCTTTTCCTTCAATGCTGTTCAAGCTGAAATCGTAGAAAGACGCCGGGGCATCAGTAAGTTGCCTCATAGGATTAGCAAAGGCTAGAAATAAAAAACTCGAAAAAAAGAATAATAGCTTTTTCATGGGTTTACATACGTTCAGGGACCTGAATGCCTAATAAACTCATGGCACTTTTGATTGTTTCTGCGACTGCCTTAGAGAAAATCACCCGGGCAAGCAGCAGCTCAGGATCTTCCTCACCAAAGATAGATACCTCGGTATAGAAGCGATTATATTCTTTGGCCAAATCATAAGCATACTGCGCAATGACCGAGGGAGCGTACTCATCAGCCGCCAGTGAAATTTTATGAGGAAAATCTGTGAGTATACGAATCACTTCCAGCTCTGCCGGATGGGGGGCTTTATTGGCCTTAAGCGCTTCGGTATTCTCCAGGTCTAATTGCATATCCTGCGCCTTTCTGACAATAGCTGAAATACGGGCATGGGTATATTGAATAAAAGGAGCCGTGTTACCTTGAAACTGTACAGATTCCTCCGGATTGAACAGCATCCGCTTTTTAGGGTCTACTTTGAGCAGGAAGTATTTCAGTGCACCAATACCCAATATTCTGTACAGCGCTTCAGCCTGCTCATCCGTAAACCCTTCTATTTTACCCAGCTCTTCAGTATGGGTTTTGGCAGTCTCAATCATCTCAGCTACCAGATCATCAGCGTCTACCACTGTGCCCTCGCGGGATTTCATCTTACCTGAAGGAAGATCTACCATACCGTAAGAAAGGTGATATAGGCCCTCTGCATAACCTCTCCCCAGTTTTTTCAGAATAAGGAAAAGTACTTTGAAGTGGTAGTCCTGTTCATTCCCTACCACATATGCCAGGTTATCAAAAGGATAATCCTCATAACGCAGATCGGCAGTACCCAAATCCTGGGTGATGTACACTGAGGTACCGTCGGCACGGAGTACCAGCTTTTCGTCCAGGCCATCTTCACTAAGATCTATCCATACTGAGCCATCCTCTTTGCGGTAAAAAATGCCTTTTTCCAGCCCCTCTTCTACTATGTTTTTTCCGAGAAGGTAAGTTTCTGATTCATGATAAATCTGGTCAAAGTGCACACCGATGGATTGATAAGTAGCGTCAAAACCTTCGTATACCCAGCCATTCATTTTTTCCCAGAGGGCGGTCACCTCAGCATCACCCTGCTCCCACTTCTGCAGCATGTCTTGCGCGGCTTTCATGAGCGACGCTTCTTTCTTGGCTTGCTCCTCTTTCATGCCTTCTGACTTTAGCTGCTCAATTTCTGCCTTATACGCCTTATCAAACTCTACATAATACTTTCCTACCAGGTGGTCGCCTTTGATACCGGAAGATTCGGGCGTTTCGCCATTACCAAAGCGCTGATAGGCCAACATAGATTTACAAATATGAATACCTCTGTCATTGACGAGATTTACCCGCTTCACCTGATAACCATTGGCTTCCAGTATGCGAGACACACTATCTCCCAGAAAATTGTTACGGAGGTGGCCAAGATGGAGCGGTTTGTTGGTATTGGGAGAAGAAAATTCTACTACCACTTTACGATCCTGCAAAGCGCCGAATCCATATTTTTTATCTTCCTGTAGTCCTGTTTTGGCAATCTCTTCCAGCAGATTCAACCAGATTTGCTCTTCGATTTCCAGATTCAGAAAACCTTTTACTACATTAAAGTCTTTAACAACAGAGCTCTGTCCCTTCAGGTATTGCCCGATATCTTCGGCAGTAGCCTGTGGATTTTTTTTGGAAAAACGAGCATAGGGAAAAACCACAAAGGTATGAGAACCGGCAAATTCCTTACGGGTAGGTTGCAGCTTAATTTCATCCGCATTCAAAGTATGCTGATAGAGACTATGAAATGCATCAACAATATTTTTAACAATTAACTTTTCTATATCCATCGGCCTGATATTGACAATTCGTTTGCGATTTTTGCAGCGCAATTTTAAGTTTTGCAAAGATGTCAAATATATACCAATATTGCATGCCTCTTAGTTCATACAAAAATTTAAAGCCTTCTGATGAGAAGATATATTGATCTGATAGAACAAACTTTTGACCTGCCCACTGAAGATTTTAAGGTAGATCAGCAGGGACTCTATTTTCATGACGTGCCACTGATGGACGTGATTAAAGAATTTGGTACACCGCTCAAGCTCACTTATCTGCCCAAGATCAGTGAGAATATTCAGCGGGCCAAGCAGATGTTTAGCCAAGCTATTGAAAAACACAACTATCAGGGAAATTACCAATACTGCTATTGTACCAAGTCTTCTCACTTTGAGTTTGTGCTCCGCGAAGCCTTGAAAAACGATATTCACCTGGAGACATCTTCTACCTACGATATTCAGATTATCCGGAAACTGTATGAGCAGGGAAAGATTGATAAAAACATTCGTATTGTCTGTAATGGCTTTAAGCGTGATTTGTATAAGCAGTATATCAGCGAAATCTTGAACGATGGATTCAGAAATTGTATTCCGGTGCTGGATAACTTGGGGGAAATAAATTACTATGAGGAGCATGTTAAAGGTGAATATGAGGTAGGCATCCGGGTAGCTTCAGATGAGGAACCCCGCTTTGAGTTGTACACTTCCCGCTTAGGAGTGCGCTATAGTGATATTATTGAGTTTTATCATGAGAAGATAAAAAATAGTAGAGCAAAGCTTAAAATGCTTCACATATTTGTAAATCAGGGCATCAGTGATTCTGCCTATTATTGGAGTGAGCTTAGTCGCTTTGTATACAAATATTGTGAGTTGAAAAAAATATGCCCTGAGCTGAATTCCATTGATATCGGGGGAGGCTTTCCGATCAAAAATTCCCTCTGGTTTACTTACGACTATGCCTATATGGCGGAGCAAATTGTGGCTAATATCAAAGAAATATGTGATGAGAACGATGTGCCGGTGCCTGATATCTACACTGAGTTTGGTATCTATACCGTGGGAGAAAGTGGTGCGGCGATTTACTCC
Proteins encoded:
- the pyrE gene encoding orotate phosphoribosyltransferase, with the protein product MNHISDGRDASVAEVIAKMFLDIGVVKLNADEPFQWSSGWKSPIYCDGRISLSYPQVRSYIKEELAELVRKRFSEAEAIAGVATAGIPQGVLLADVLDLPFLYVRTKPKGHGMENIVEGEVIKGQKVVVVEDLVSTGGSSLKATAALDLSGLEVLGLISVFTYGFDTAREHFADAGIPFVSMSNYDVLIKEAVEQNLISATDLSSLQEWRKAPHLWKQDA
- a CDS encoding ATP-binding protein, yielding MRKGNKPTLLSDSTAWDEQALTDFQSAPQYLKLIAEYVDEIVCFFQKDLSIKYISPSIRQMLGYTQDELEGHRLESIIHADDRADAEARFQNAFKVPLKNFRSRFMTKSGETLELELDFRALDESAQDEAASFLVLLKRIPPAESVTDPASLFANVFDYLADAIALVELPALTIKQVNKKFLEVFETSEKDLEEKHFQNLFDNSTDLQPLKSALLHTKAFQQNIRCVSREQKTFWANVAVSFFQTSRQSFALLRISDISELKENEERLEEAREEAEQTLKNREEFLSTMSHEIRTPLNAVLGMTHLMLQGTPRADQTKLLQTLKFSGESLTALINDVLDYSKIEAGKLGFAEDDFNLKEFIQGIKMTYKTLAHEKGLLFRTLLEEELPGMLNGDVNRLGQILNNLLNNAIKFTEEGQVILSIYVDAETEQEYTILFEVADTGIGIAKEKQDIIFDPYKQASQRTSRYFGGTGLGLSIVKKLVDLFGGEIVLHSEEGKGTTFQVRLPFKKVPDSAPFSRESDQSFIHEFQPLEGLKVLYVEDVIPNQFLMEGLCDTWHIQLDTALNGLEALEKVKQNHYDLILMDIQMPEMDGFEAAQEIRKLKDPHYSNIPILALSASVSDRTRLRIRENGMDDYIAKPINPKDLHHKLRYFSNIVNTKMVTDSGKTEQEGEVLTADVSLDTPDFSQLKALYVNDPVDYIKILEQILKLTENSKAFIIDALEGNNEELFRSHNHKVMSYMKLMRLEHMEEVINDIKIQFEAQNPSFEDLIPVLRQHFNNFITHLKQEIENHRS
- a CDS encoding PAS domain-containing protein; the encoded protein is MDKGRLNEIFNDTSEAVVIFDKQGSIIYFNSTASRLFQYTSAEAEGKSIFDLIEQDIHQNLRNFLSHKPGFSSQTLEQKAFIIRQDEQLLPASFLLSSITHEKGDIYMMVIEALAASEDALSLNYKLLADNVPHIVSLYNAQLQCLYVNPAVRQLYGYRQAEYIGVGGFVALVADEDKARILQEIEQDTKERVALKTYTYCAYQSNGELVQVQNIVKRTFDTQGNLNRLIAYEKGAEYEPPISSPAPELSSQAALLLLDAQGKINYISPATTSLLDIDMYQGKNFIDMLHPSDQQRLRYAREETILNGIVSLQYQCRVKQDNSFVPMRVMLDKFYNAQGQQTHTTVRLYRLG
- a CDS encoding response regulator, with translation MNQEKLYHLFEKSSDAIVIFDTSYDIQYANPSALQLLSYEKNDIRHQPFSRLFSTAFQAELDAFVTSSQKCLHGLQKQIHENHEASISITADVDIQRISRLQKAPAVYLATLYPKHNTSPTHPLKYTEQNIQAETRQLLHLLKDETNVPLGTLSTLVDRLLSMHPRTDQLPILQSMRHSGQRLQKAIEHILLYDDLIHGRMQPDPQPFSVKEIIEAMENTFNTYAKTQGLALRSEIDRALPQFLKGDVRLIRKSLTILFEALAEACTESNSTISLSITHDEIDEHTEKLSFVFETVLDKNPLDKTALGLGIVNHIASLIGTNWYIDKHASKQKRLYFTIPLAIPEGMQTNESKEVPPPSDQLQEYSSLHGLRMLFVEDVVTNHFLMEGLCSLWQIHLDTALNGREALDKLHHHNYDVVLMDLKMPVMNGYLASQIIRQAGSLFDASVPIIALSGSVSDETLDQIKAYGMNDYILKPIDPDLLYQKLISYAST
- the argS gene encoding arginine--tRNA ligase yields the protein MDIEKLIVKNIVDAFHSLYQHTLNADEIKLQPTRKEFAGSHTFVVFPYARFSKKNPQATAEDIGQYLKGQSSVVKDFNVVKGFLNLEIEEQIWLNLLEEIAKTGLQEDKKYGFGALQDRKVVVEFSSPNTNKPLHLGHLRNNFLGDSVSRILEANGYQVKRVNLVNDRGIHICKSMLAYQRFGNGETPESSGIKGDHLVGKYYVEFDKAYKAEIEQLKSEGMKEEQAKKEASLMKAAQDMLQKWEQGDAEVTALWEKMNGWVYEGFDATYQSIGVHFDQIYHESETYLLGKNIVEEGLEKGIFYRKEDGSVWIDLSEDGLDEKLVLRADGTSVYITQDLGTADLRYEDYPFDNLAYVVGNEQDYHFKVLFLILKKLGRGYAEGLYHLSYGMVDLPSGKMKSREGTVVDADDLVAEMIETAKTHTEELGKIEGFTDEQAEALYRILGIGALKYFLLKVDPKKRMLFNPEESVQFQGNTAPFIQYTHARISAIVRKAQDMQLDLENTEALKANKAPHPAELEVIRILTDFPHKISLAADEYAPSVIAQYAYDLAKEYNRFYTEVSIFGEEDPELLLARVIFSKAVAETIKSAMSLLGIQVPERM
- a CDS encoding 1,4-dihydroxy-2-naphthoate polyprenyltransferase; this encodes MKKLQVWILAARPRTLPLALASIGMGAFLAAYADHFDWQIFALSVLTTIFLQILSNFANDYGDSIHGADSIEREGPSRAVQSGYIRPQAMKKAIILFGVLSFISGILLLLIALPGNKLLLLFFLLLGVAAIFAAITYTSGSKPYGYAGLGDISVLTFFGLVGVLGSYYLYAQQLPWDYLLPALSCGLFSTAVLNVNNIRDIRTDKLAGKRSIPVRLGRSRAVAYHWALLSSGFLCSLLYVWLNFESWTQLLFLITLPLLTKNGLAVQYKKTAPELDPYLKQMAITTLIYVLSFGIGHLLI
- a CDS encoding arginine decarboxylase, which encodes MRRYIDLIEQTFDLPTEDFKVDQQGLYFHDVPLMDVIKEFGTPLKLTYLPKISENIQRAKQMFSQAIEKHNYQGNYQYCYCTKSSHFEFVLREALKNDIHLETSSTYDIQIIRKLYEQGKIDKNIRIVCNGFKRDLYKQYISEILNDGFRNCIPVLDNLGEINYYEEHVKGEYEVGIRVASDEEPRFELYTSRLGVRYSDIIEFYHEKIKNSRAKLKMLHIFVNQGISDSAYYWSELSRFVYKYCELKKICPELNSIDIGGGFPIKNSLWFTYDYAYMAEQIVANIKEICDENDVPVPDIYTEFGIYTVGESGAAIYSILDQKLQNDKELWYMIDGSFITQLPDIWGLNRKYIMLAVNNWENEYQKINLGGLTCDSMDYYNSEAHTNEVFLPKIKNGEQQYIGFFHTGAYQEAIGGYGGIQHCLIPAPKHVVINKKSDGTFDYQLFAREQDSEAMMKLLGY
- a CDS encoding universal stress protein, translating into MKSILVPTDFSQQAQFALDLAHGIAKKTSATVKLLNVVEAPHGTSFNAMGEVTAPDGMDSMFFAQLLKRMKEQLTELVKNPKYGDIKLDGEVEIGNPYESIARTISDQEVDLVVMGTQGSSGIEEVLIGSNTEKVVRRSYCPVLTVKEGVEPDSIKNIVFATNLRDDDDKLVSELTKLQKLFDATLHIVCINTPSSFETDRYYKKEMKAFVEKHKLGNYTLNVYNDDVEEDGIVFFAEDIDADMIALATHGRRGISHLLSGSIAEDVVNHAKRPVWTFSLAKK
- a CDS encoding glutathione peroxidase; this translates as MRQLTDAPASFYDFSLNSIEGKAVNFSQFKGKKVLLVNVASKCGYTPQYKGLQELNEKYGDKVVILGFPANNFGGQEPGSNEEIATFCEANYGVTFPMFEKISVKGIDKHPLYRWLSDSSLNGWNDQEPSWNFCKYLVDEEGRLIKFFPSSVEPMSEELTKAIDA